A window of the Henckelia pumila isolate YLH828 chromosome 3, ASM3356847v2, whole genome shotgun sequence genome harbors these coding sequences:
- the LOC140890726 gene encoding uncharacterized protein: MAERGGGDRGGFGRGFGGRGRGGDRGGRGRGGRRPRRETEEEKWVPVTKLGRLVKDGKIKSLEQIYLHSLPIKEYQIIDTLVGPSLKDEVMKIMPVQKQTRAGQRTRFKAFVVVGDGNGHVGLGVKCSKEVATAIRGAIILAKLSVIPVRRGYWGNKIGKPHTVPCKVTGKCGSVTVRMVPAPRGAGIVAARVPKKVLQFAGIEDVFTSSRGSTKTLGNFVKATFDCLLKTYGFLTPDFWRETRFVKSPFQEYTDLLAKPTSKIIHVVDDNEAHAVL, from the exons ATGGCAGAGAGAGGCGGAGGAGATCGTGGCGGTTTCGGCCGTGGATTCGGCGGACGGGGCCGCGGAGGTGACAGGGGAGGCCGCGGTCGTGGAGGCCGCCGGCCCCGCCGCGAAACAGAGGAGGAGAAATGGGTCCCAGTGACTAAACTTGGACGATTAGTGAAAGACGGGAAGATCAAATCTTTGGAACAAATCTACCTCCACTCCCTCCCAATCAAAGAGTATCAGATCATCGACACTCTCGTCGGGCCCTCGCTGAAAGATGAGGTGATGAAAATCATGCCGGTCCAGAAGCAGACTCGGGCCGGGCAGAGGACCAGGTTCAAGGCGTTTGTGGTGGTGGGAGATGGGAACGGGCACGTGGGATTGGGTGTGAAGTGCTCCAAGGAGGTGGCGACGGCGATACGTGGCGCTATTATATTGGCCAAGCTGTCTGTAATCCCGGTGAGGAGAGGCTATTGGGGGAACAAGATTGGGAAGCCGCACACCGTTCCATGTAAGGTGACCGGGAAGTGTGGGTCCGTTACGGTGCGGATGGTCCCTGCGCCGCGTGGGGCTGGTATTGTGGCGGCGCGTGTCCCCAAGAAAGTGCTCCAGTTTGCTGGTATTGAGGATGTCTTCACTTCTTCCCGTGGATCGACCAAGACCCTTGGGAACTTTGTTAAG GCGACTTTCGATTGTTTGTTGAAGACATATGGCTTCCTAACTCCTGACTTCTGGAGGGAAACCCGTTTCGTGAAGTCGCCCTTCCAAGAGTACACTGATCTATTGGCTAAGCCCACATCCAAAATCATCCATGTTGTAGACGACAACGAAGCCCATGCTGTACTGTGA
- the LOC140886111 gene encoding protein ZINC INDUCED FACILITATOR-LIKE 1-like, translating into MEEHATHEPLLQTQKDFIFYEDCPGCKIEKLKKSDSRIPYKNLTFVWIVTLCAALPISSLFPFLYFMIRDFHIAKREEDISYYAGYVGSSFMLGRALTSLLWGLVADKYGRKPIMLFGTFIVVILNTLFGLSVNFWMALSTRFILGSLCGILGPMRAYASEICREEHEALGMSVISTSWGIGLVIGPAVGGFLAQPAEKYPHIFSKESIFGRFPYFLPCLTISVFALVASVVSCWLPETLHSHKRNIEQDAGKAALEGNSYKLVKAHKIKGSEDGLPLKKRSSILKNWPLLSAIMVYCIFQLHDMAYTEIFSLWAVSPRKLGGLSFTTSDVGAVLAITGFGMLIFQLSLYTRVEKILGSVMVSRIGAVITIPLLSSYPFIAGLSGLVLLLVLNCASMLKNILSISITTGLLVMQNRAVPQEQRGAANGISMSAMSLFKAVGPAAGGSLLSWAQGRQNSNFLPGVHMVFFILNVVEFIALVMTFKPFLVIPEDKVSDIESDLDTQGS; encoded by the exons ATGGAGGAGCATGCTACTCATGAGCCGCTGCTCCAAACGCAAAAAGATTTCATATTTTACGAGGATTGCCCGGGTTGTAAGATTGAAAAGCTCAAGAAATCAGACAGTCGGATCCCGTACAAGAACCTGACATTTGTTTGGATCGTCACCCTTTGTGCAG CTCTGCCAATATCATCTCTCTTTCCGTTCCTTTATTTTATG ATCAGGGACTTCCATATTGCCAAAAGGGAGGAAGATATAAGTTATTATGCTGGATATGTTg GATCTTCGTTCATGTTGGGTAGAGCCTTGACTTCTCTTCTCTGGGGACTGGTTGCTGATAAATATGGTCGAAAACCGATAATGCTTTTTGGTACTTTCATAGT GGTTATTCTCAATACGCTTTTTGGTCTGAGTGTAAACTTTTGGATGGCACTTAGCACAAGGTTCATTCTCGGAAGTTTGTGTGGAATACTTGGTCCTATGAGA GCATACGCTTCTGAAATTTGTCGCGAAGAACACGAAGCTTTGGGGATGTCAGTT ATTAGCACATCTTGGGGCATTGGCTTGGTCATCGGTCCAGCTGTCGGAGGATTTCTCGCTCAG CCTGCAGAGAAGTATCCCCACATCTTTTCCAAGGAATCTATTTTTGGGAG GTTTCCATATTTTCTACCTTGTCTTACAATATCAGTATTTGCATTGGTTGCATCAGTAGTTTCTTGCTGGCTTCCC GAAACTCTGCACAGTCATAAACGAAACATAGAACAAGATGCTGGAAAAGCTGCTTTGGAGGGAAATTCATACAAGCTAGTTAAGGCACATAAAATCAAAGGTTCTGAAGACGGTCTCCCGTTGAAGAAAAGAAGCAGCATTCTTAAAAACTGGCCATTATTATCTGCTATTATGGTGTACTGTATTTTTCAACTTCACGATATGGCCTACACTGAG ATATTTTCATTGTGGGCTGTCAGCCCAAGGAAGTTGGGAGGATTGAGTTTTACAACCTCAGATGTTGGTGCTGTTCTTGCCATAACAG GATTTGGCATGCTTATCTTTCAGCTCTCTTTATATACTAGGGTGGAGAAGATATTGGGCTCCGTCATGGTTTCTCGAATTGGAGCT GTTATAACAATACCATTGCTATCGAGTTACCCTTTTATAGCGGGATTATCTGGTCTGGTTCTGTTGCTTGTGCTTAACTGTGCTTCCATGTTGAAGAATATTCTCTCT ATATCCATCACAACAGGTCTGCTAGTGATGCAAAATCGAGCTGTG CCTCAAGAACAAAGAGGAGCTGCAAATGGCATATCTATGTCTGCCATGTCTCTTTTTAAAGCAGTTGGCCCTGCAGCTGGGGGTTCCTT ACTCTCATGGGCTCAAGGCCGTCAAAATTCAAACTTTTTGCCAG GCGTTCATATGGTCTTCTTTATACTGAACGTAGTTGAGTTTATCGCCCTCGTTATGACCTTCAAACCTTTCCTAGTCATCCCCGAAGACAAGGTTTCAGACATAGAATCCGACCTCGATACGCAAGGAAGCTGA